Genomic segment of Bacteroidota bacterium:
GGTTACGTGCTCCTGGACAAAAGAGTACAGGCGGGCAACCTGCTTTCGCGTTTCCCGATACTGTTCACGGACTTTCTTTCTGAACCAGAACGTCACGTATAACATCACGGGCAATGCTGCCAGGGTAACCAGCGCAAGGCGCCAGTTTAGCGAGAACATAAACGCGGCAATAAAGAAAATTCGAAATACGCTACCAAGGATGGTAACGATGCCGGCGGAAAGCACGTCACTAAGCGATTCGACGTCGCTTGTGGTACGTGTGATCAGCGTCCCGATCGGGGTTTTGTCGAAAAAGGACAGCGGCTGGTTTTGGATGTGGCGGTACACCTTTGTGCGCACATCATAAATGGCCCGCTGCCCGATCCATTGGGTCAGATAACCTGTAATAAATGCAAGAATCCCTTCCGCAAACAGCACCCCAATAAGAATCCATATGAACCCCTGCAAGCCGGTCAGGTCGCCGATAACGATGTAGTCGTCAATCGCTATCTGGACAAGCTTGGGGCGTAAAGGCCCAAGAAATGACGCGCAAAGCACCAGGACAAAGGCAAGGGCAACCCAGCCTTTGTAGGGCATCAGATAGACTACAATGCGCCGAAACAGTTTGCCGTCGATGCCTGTCGGTTTTTTTTCTTCCTCTTCGCTATGTGCTTGGTTTGCAGACAATATTCAGGGTCTATTACGCTGTCTTTGGTGATTTCTTGCTCACAAAGCTGGCTTTCGCCTCGGCGTTTTGCGGGGTGTTGGGCAACAACGGTTTATCGGTTAACTTATTCCGTATCGACTTCGGGAGAAGTATTTCGTATGCTGCGGCCCTGCAATGTGTACCGCTTTAATTCCTCAGCCGCCGCTGTGTTCTTGAATATAGATTGTGCTTCTGCCACCAGTATGTCAGTGTCTTTGTAGCGGGCGCTGAAGTGTCCAATTAACAATTGCTCGACGCCGGCCTCTTGCGCAATCGTAGCAGCTTCCATCGCCGTAGAATGGTTGGTTGCATGGGCGCGCGCAAGGTCATCTTGTGCAAATGTGGCTTCATGGTAACACAGCGAAGCCTCACGAGCAAGGGCCTTCCCTCCTTCACAAGGGCGCGTATCGGTTACATAGGCAAACGAGGCGCCACGCCGGCCTGGTCCGACAACGTCTTGCGGCTGCACCATGCCTGAACGAACGGGGACGGGCTCACCTTTTTTGAGTCGCTTAAAATCGCGCACATCTTCAACGCCCATGTTACGGGCTTTCTCTGCGTCGAGCTTGCCCGGCCTGAAAGGTTCTTCGATCCGGTATCCATACGCCGGCACGCCGTGTACAAGCGGATGGGTTATTACGTTACATACAGCTGAGGCATAGACTTCCTGTACACCCGATGTATGATCAAGCTCGGTGATATGCAATATGTAAGACGGCTGTTGGTCAGCTTGCCGGGAAGGTAGCGACGTAACAAATTCTCCAATTCCTACCGGTCCGATCAGGTGCAAAGGTTTTTCGTGTTGCAGCAGGGAAAGCGTGCTTAAAAGACCTGGGAGCCCGAAGTAATGATCGCCATGTAGATGCGTGATGAAAATGGCTTTCAGGCGCGACCAGCGGGCAGAAGCTTCGAGTAAACGATGCTGCGTCCCTTCGCCACAATCAAACAGAAATAACTCGTTTTCCACCGCTACAGTTGTAGCTGAAAAATGCTTTTCTTTTGAGGGCAGTGCAGATCCGGTACCCAGCGGGGTGACTTCGAGCATAAAACAGGGCCGGCGATCAGGTTAGCGCTTCGATTTCCTGCTCCAGCAACTGCTTCCTGTGCAGTTCTGCGTAAACGCCGTTCTGCTTCAAGAGCGCAGCATGTCCGCCTTGCTCAAGGATTTTGCCTTCATCCAGCACCAGAATCAAGTCTGCTTCCTGCACCGCAGAAATACGATGGCTCACGATGACAATGGTGCGCTGCCCAAAGTGGTTGCGCAGGTGACCGAGGATGTTGCTTTCAGTTTTGGTGTCAACTGCAGAGAGCGCATCATCCAGAATAAGAATACGTGGATCACGGATGAGGGCGCGAGCAATCGAGCTGCGCTGTTTTTGCCCCCCCGAAAGGGTGATGCCACGTTCACCGACAAAGGTCTCGAAGCCTTTTGGGAAATCCCGGATGTTATCGAGCAGTTCAGCCTCGCGTGCAGCCTGATCAATTGCCTCCTGGCCGGCGTCGAGTCTCCCAAATGCGATGTTATTTGCAACGGTATCGCTAAAAAGAAAAACTTCTTGCGGTACGTAGCCAATTGAACTACGCAATACCTCAACAGGGAATTGGGGAGCTGGCTGGCCGTCAATTTTGACTACGCCTTCCGTAGGATCGAAGAGGCGGGCAACCATCTCTACCAGTGTGCTTTTGCCAGAACCTGTGCGCCCAACAATAGCAAGCGTTGACCCTGCGGGGATATCAAATGAAACATCTTTTAACACCCAGGGGCCGTTTTCTGTGTATTTAAAACCCACCTTTTCGAACGCAATCGCACCGGTTACGTCGGTGAATGTCGGCACGGTGCGGTCGCTGTCGCTTACATCCGGACTTGCATCAAAGATGCTGGCAAGCCGCGTCATCGAAGCGGATGCGCGCTGGATCATGGTGATTACAAACCCCATCGAAGCCACGGGCCACGTCATGAGGGTAACGTAGATGATAAATTCGGCAATGTTGCCAATGGTGATGGCCCCCTCTGCAACGAGTCCACCGCCTACCCAGACAACAATAATGGCAGACATGCCAATCAGGATCAGAAATACGGGACGCCAAATGGCGTCAACAAGGGCAAGGTCCAGCATACGTTCTTTATAGAGCGCGCTCTCTTCTTCAAAGCTTGCAGCTTCAGCCTCTTCACGGGTGTAAGCTTTGAGGACGCGGATGCCGGCAAGGGCTTCCTGTACCCGGCTGGTGAGTTTCGAATACTGCTTTTGCAACGCATCGCTCCGGGCGTGCACTACGCGGGCCACAAAAAACACAGAGATGGCCAGCAGGGGCATCGGAAGGATGGCAAACAGCGTGAGCCGCGGGGAGATGAAAATCATGGCAGACACAGCAGCTACCACAAAAACGACGGCACGCGCAGAGTACATCATCGCAGGCCCGATGTACCGCCGCACCTGTTCGATGTCGCTGGTTGCGCGGGTCATCAGGTCGCCCGTGGCGTGTTGCACGTAGAAGCTGCGAGAGAGGCCCTGCAAATGGTCGTAAAGCTGGTTGCGAAGATCATACTCTACATGGCGAGACATCACAACGATGGTCTGCCGCATCAGAAAAGTAAACGTGCCGCTCAGGAGACTCAGGCAGATGATTACGGCGCCAAAGAGGAGCAGGCAGACAAAAAACTGGGTAAACAGGTAGCCCTGGACTTCTGTGCCGGCAAACAGATTAAACAGATTCACAAACCGCGGCATGCTATCGATGATAATCCGAACCATCATCGGAACTGCCACAGAGAATGCCGCAGAAGCCGCGGCACACAACAAACCCGGGATGAACAATTTCTTGTACTTCCAGAAAAAGTGATTAAGCCGTGCGAGGGGTTTCTTCTTGCGCTTTGCCATGGGTGTTGGGAATCGGTGCTGGTTGCTGCTCCGAATGGAAACGTACGCGTGTTAGGATATCCAGATCCATTGAGGTGGAATTTGGCGTGAGGACACCAGGTTCGTGTTTTTGTGTTTCCGGGTTTTCGTTTTGTGCTACTAAGCTGCTGCTAGTACTGCTGTGGTGTGCTTTTATAGTTGTGCAAGTGCCTTGATCGGCATTCGACGCTCTACCTTCGGCACTAATTCCACCCCCTATTGCATGATAGAAGGATCTGGAGAATGAACCTGCATTGCGGGATTTCTTGTGCTTTTGTGTAGAGAGGGATACCATCCGCAAATCCTAAACAGTCAGTGAGGTACACCATGCCGTTCTCTATAGATACATCACAAGCCATTCCCGTTGTTTATCTCGAAGGTAGATTTCTGGGGAGCCTTGAGCGCGAAGCGTTCCATGCGATGCTGGGAGAGTGCCGGGAGGCAGGAAGCCATCGGATTATCGTCGATTTTTCCAGAACAGATTTTATTGACTCTTCTGGTATAGGCGCCCTTATAGGGGGATTGAATACGATGCGAACACTTGGTGGGGATATCCGGCTTGCAGGCATGCACCAGCGCATCAAAAATATCTTCCTGATGAGCCGGCTTCTAGGCAGCGTGTTTGAGCAGTTCGAGAATGCAGAACACGCAGCGCTGAGTTATGACAAAGACGCCAAGGTGGCGCTTTAACCCTCTCATTTGTTACTGCCATTTGTTACCGCATGGAGCGACCCAACGGTAACAACCAACAGAAAGGGCGCGACCGTATTTATGGTCGCGCCCTTTCTGAATGTATTGCCGTCAGTTTTGGAAATTAGCTTACGCTTCTTTACAGGTTTTAATGATGGCAGCGGCAACTTTGTAGGGATCCGCGTTGGAAGCCGGCCGGCGGTCTTCGAGGCGGCCTTTCCAGCCATCTTCGATGGTGCCCACAGGAATACGGATGGATGCACCGCGATCAGAAACACCGTAGCTAAACTTGTCGATTGACTGTGTTTCGTGCGCACCGGTGAGGCGCTGGTCGTTGTAGGCGCCATACACATTGATGTGGCGCTCGATGTTGCGACCAAACGATTCGCAAATCTTGATAAAGGTGTCCTCTTTGCCTGAATCGCGCATGTCGCCATTTGAAAAGTTGGCGTGCATGCCTGATCCGTTCCAATCGAGGGCGCCGAGTGGTTTCGGATGCCAGTTGATGCCGTAGCCGTATACTTCCCCTGTACGCTCAAGGAGATAGCGGGCCACCCAGATTTCGTCGCCGGCGCGTTTTGCACCTTTTGCAAAGATCTGGAATTCCCACTGACCAGCAGCAACTTCAGCATTGATGCCTTCTACATTAAGGCCAGCAGCCAGGCAGAGGTCGAGATGCTCTTCTACGCAGTCGCGGCCGAAGGCATTGTTTGCACCAACAGAGCAATAGTAAGGGCCTTGTGGGCGAGGATAGCCGCCGGCAGGGAAGCCTGGTGGCAAGTCGGTCATAGGATCCCAGAGGAAGTATTCCTGCTCAAACCCAAACCAGTAATCATCGTCATCGTCTGCAATGGTGGCCCGGCCATTAGAATCGTGTGGTGTACCGTCGGCATTCAGTACTTCCGTCATCACAAGGTAGGCCTCTTCACGGCCGGGGTCTGGAAAAATAGCAACTGGCTTCAGCAGACAATCTGACGAGCTGCCATCAGCCTGCTCAGTTGAACTTCCGTCAAAAGACCACGTGGGGCACTCTTCGAGGGAGCCGCCAAAATCTTTCCTGACCATCGTTTTGGAGCGGAGGCTCTGGGTTGGTTTGTACCCGTCGAGCCAGATGTATTCAAGTTTTGAAGCCATTTGAGGTAAATACAGTTGATCTTGTTATAAGGGACGTTGCCGGTCGCGGTGTTTGGTGTGGATAGACGCGGCACGCAAAAAACGCGTATTGCCCGGTGGGATTGCTCTTTTTAATCACATCCGTGCCGGGAGCTAAATAAATAAGGATGTAACGGGGATTAATATAGGTATTTATATCTTTTCGAGCTAAAAAAACACAAGTCTATTATCTGATTCTTCAAATTGAAAGATATGATAAGTTGCTGTGCCTAATATATTTAGGCAAATCAAACAAGTTGCTTTTTAGAGAGGCTACAAACACAAAAAGCCAGCAGAAGCCGGCCTTTTCCTAAAAAAATGACGTTCCAAAGGCTTGGGCGCCTAGTTTGAAGATGTCTGCACCAGTAGGTTGATGGGCACAACATCGAGGCTCCGCGTTTCTTTGTAGGTGCTAAGCACGATACTGGTGGAAGTCCCGTGTACAGCAGGCCAGGCCTGAATTTTAGCGAGGAGTAGCTCGAGCGAGGTGGTATTCTGGGTTCTCACCTTGAGAATGTGGGATCCTTCACCAGTCACAGAATGCACCTCGAGTACCTCAGTCATTGCAGAGGCTTTATCCACAAAACTGTCATAGTCAGAGGAATTGTCGACCGTCACCCGAATGAATGCGGTAATATCAATATGTAAGCGCTTTGCATCCACGACGGCATGATAGCCCTTGATGACACCGCGCTCTTCCAATTTGCGCATGCGCTCGCTGACAGAAGGTACAGACAGGCCAACTTCTTCAGCGATACGATTTCGCTTCATACGCCCCTGCGTTTGCAGCAGCATGAGAATCTTGGCGTCGATCTCGTCAATCCGCTCCATTTCACAACTTCCTTATTAATTTAGATGAGAATATCAAAGTACGCTTGCAGAAGGACGTATGTCAATACACCACCTAAAAAAATACACTGTTGCTCAAAATTTAACAGGGACCGGTAAATAAAAAACGGGAAGTCCGGGCGTATGGCCCAGGCTTCCCGTTTCAAAGTTTTCAGCAGTTTCTGCTGACAGGTGCCGGCTTACGAGTGATTTTTGAGGTAAACCAGCAGCTGTGACCGAGACAGTTTGGTAATGTATTCGAGGATGTTGCGGTGCTCCTGGCTGTACGATCCGCGCGACAGGCCCGGGATGTAGTACTGCAGTGCATCGAAGTACGACCCAACTGGGCGCGCATCACGAACAAACTGAGAGGTCAGGATATCCTGAACGGTACGGAAATACGTTTCGAAAGTAGACATACAAACCTTGCCTTTCTTCACGTACGAGTCGTGCATGACTGTCTGCACTTTCTGTGTTGCATGCTGGATGGCCTGCTCTACCTCTTCAGGGCGGAGGACCTGATCCGGGTCTTCAACAACGCTGCTCGTTTCACCAACGTGAACATAAGCGGCGCGGATTGCCTGGGCGAAGCCAGTAACC
This window contains:
- a CDS encoding ribonuclease Z, which codes for MLEVTPLGTGSALPSKEKHFSATTVAVENELFLFDCGEGTQHRLLEASARWSRLKAIFITHLHGDHYFGLPGLLSTLSLLQHEKPLHLIGPVGIGEFVTSLPSRQADQQPSYILHITELDHTSGVQEVYASAVCNVITHPLVHGVPAYGYRIEEPFRPGKLDAEKARNMGVEDVRDFKRLKKGEPVPVRSGMVQPQDVVGPGRRGASFAYVTDTRPCEGGKALAREASLCYHEATFAQDDLARAHATNHSTAMEAATIAQEAGVEQLLIGHFSARYKDTDILVAEAQSIFKNTAAAEELKRYTLQGRSIRNTSPEVDTE
- a CDS encoding ABC transporter ATP-binding protein, which encodes MAKRKKKPLARLNHFFWKYKKLFIPGLLCAAASAAFSVAVPMMVRIIIDSMPRFVNLFNLFAGTEVQGYLFTQFFVCLLLFGAVIICLSLLSGTFTFLMRQTIVVMSRHVEYDLRNQLYDHLQGLSRSFYVQHATGDLMTRATSDIEQVRRYIGPAMMYSARAVVFVVAAVSAMIFISPRLTLFAILPMPLLAISVFFVARVVHARSDALQKQYSKLTSRVQEALAGIRVLKAYTREEAEAASFEEESALYKERMLDLALVDAIWRPVFLILIGMSAIIVVWVGGGLVAEGAITIGNIAEFIIYVTLMTWPVASMGFVITMIQRASASMTRLASIFDASPDVSDSDRTVPTFTDVTGAIAFEKVGFKYTENGPWVLKDVSFDIPAGSTLAIVGRTGSGKSTLVEMVARLFDPTEGVVKIDGQPAPQFPVEVLRSSIGYVPQEVFLFSDTVANNIAFGRLDAGQEAIDQAAREAELLDNIRDFPKGFETFVGERGITLSGGQKQRSSIARALIRDPRILILDDALSAVDTKTESNILGHLRNHFGQRTIVIVSHRISAVQEADLILVLDEGKILEQGGHAALLKQNGVYAELHRKQLLEQEIEALT
- a CDS encoding STAS domain-containing protein → MPFSIDTSQAIPVVYLEGRFLGSLEREAFHAMLGECREAGSHRIIVDFSRTDFIDSSGIGALIGGLNTMRTLGGDIRLAGMHQRIKNIFLMSRLLGSVFEQFENAEHAALSYDKDAKVAL
- a CDS encoding glutamine synthetase beta-grasp domain-containing protein; the encoded protein is MASKLEYIWLDGYKPTQSLRSKTMVRKDFGGSLEECPTWSFDGSSTEQADGSSSDCLLKPVAIFPDPGREEAYLVMTEVLNADGTPHDSNGRATIADDDDDYWFGFEQEYFLWDPMTDLPPGFPAGGYPRPQGPYYCSVGANNAFGRDCVEEHLDLCLAAGLNVEGINAEVAAGQWEFQIFAKGAKRAGDEIWVARYLLERTGEVYGYGINWHPKPLGALDWNGSGMHANFSNGDMRDSGKEDTFIKICESFGRNIERHINVYGAYNDQRLTGAHETQSIDKFSYGVSDRGASIRIPVGTIEDGWKGRLEDRRPASNADPYKVAAAIIKTCKEA
- a CDS encoding Lrp/AsnC family transcriptional regulator; protein product: MERIDEIDAKILMLLQTQGRMKRNRIAEEVGLSVPSVSERMRKLEERGVIKGYHAVVDAKRLHIDITAFIRVTVDNSSDYDSFVDKASAMTEVLEVHSVTGEGSHILKVRTQNTTSLELLLAKIQAWPAVHGTSTSIVLSTYKETRSLDVVPINLLVQTSSN